A segment of the Cotesia glomerata isolate CgM1 linkage group LG2, MPM_Cglom_v2.3, whole genome shotgun sequence genome:
TTTTTGGCCAATTCGCGAAGACATTGGTGTATGGTGATGTTCCACGTTATTTCACATGGAACAAATCCAGTAAAAAATGGGAGCCACGGAAACAAGGAAAACCACATCCTTCCATTACGGGCATATTCAAAGCTAAGACATTGGGGAGACTTTACACGGTACATCCAAAGCAACGTGAGTGCTTCTATTTACGTTTGTTATTGGTGAATGTTCCCGGACCAAcgtcttttgaatttttacgaACAGTTAATGGTCGAGTATTCAATACATACCAGGATGCATGTCGTGAACTGCAATTGCTAGAAGACGATAACCATTTAGACTTAACACTTGCTGATGCTGCGTTGACATCAACACCGAATAACATTCGTCAGTTGTTTGCAATTATTTTGACGACATGTTATCCCTCGCAAGCACAAACTTTGtgggaaaaatataaaaattgtatgaCAGAAGACATCTTGCACCGAATTAGACAAACAAATCAATGCCAAAACATAGATTATACACCAGAGATGTACAATGAAGCATTGGTCTTGATCGAGGATTTATGTgttcttattttaaatttaccacTTAATCATTATGGTATGCCATCACCTAATCGTCCACCCACCGACTTAGTCAATACCGATTTACAACGAGAAAATCAATATGACCATGGAAGTTTAGCAACAATTATCATGAACAGTGAACCATTACTGACAgcagaacaaaaaattatttatgatcggATTATGCTGGCTGTTGCTGCTGAACAAGgcggtttttttttcttggatgCACCCGGTGAAACCGGTAAGACATTTTTAATATCGTTGATTCTTGCCAAAATACGGTCGCAACAAAAAATCGCATTAGCAGTAGCATCGTCAGGCATTGCGGCTACTTTACTGGATGGTGGGCGAACAGCACATTCAACATTCAAGCTGCCATTGGACGTTCATAATAAACCAGATGCAATGTGTAACATCAAAAAGAATAGTGGAATAGCTGCAGTGTTGCGGAAGAGTTCTATAATAATTTGGGATGAGTGCACAATGGCACACAAATATTCACTTGAAGCATTAAACAGAACTATGCAAGATTTAAACAgcaataataaacttttcgGTGGTGCTATCTTACTTTTGTCTGGTGACTTCCGGCAGACCTTACCGGTTATACCTCGCTCTACTTTCGCGGATGAGATTAATGCATGTTTGAAACAATCATTCTTATAGCGAAGTGTTAAAACACTTCGATTGACCATAAATATGCGAGTACAATTGCAAAATGATCCATCAGCACAAATATTTTCCGAACAATTACTAGATATTGGGAACGGTAAAATAGAACTGCAACCAAATACGCAATGCATTAAACTACCAGACAATTTTTGCACTGTTGTTCaggataaaaatgaattgattCAGAGTATTTTCCCGGATATacagaataattatttgaatcatGAATGGCTTAGTCAACGGGCGATTTTGGCAGCCAAAATCGTTGATGTTGAAGAAATTAACTTCCAGATACAACAGTTGTTACCAGGCGATCTGATGTCTTTTAAATCAATCGATACTGTTGTTGATGAAAATGAAAGTGTAAATTTTccgattgaatttttaaattcattagaTATCCCTGGAATGCCACCACATAATCTTCGATTAAAGATTGGTTCCCCTATTATTCTCCTCCGTAATTTGAATCCACCTCAATTATGTAACGGTACGCGTTTGGTCATCAATAAGATCACCGGAAACATTCTTGAAGCAACCATTTTGGCTGGGAAGTTTAAAGGAAAAGTGGTTCTGCTGCCACGTATTCCGATGATACCATCAGATTCTACCATACCCTTCAAAAGGCTACAGTTTCCAATTCGTTTAGCTTTCGCCatgtctataaataaatctcaaGGTCAAACAATGTCCATTTGTGGTTTAGATTTGGAAAATCCATGTTTTTCTCATGGGCAACTATATGTTGCGTGTTCACGTGTTGGGAAACCGTCGAATCTATTTGTGTTAGCTAAAGACAGGTTAACCAAAAACATTGTGCACTGATtggtgttaaattaaattgaaattgaaagtatttataattcaaaaaaatagatattaaTGTTTAAAAGTTTAAGACTGTCTGCCTTGCCTACCTCATTCATGAGTTTAAGCGTCACATGTTATTTACTGTATTATACTGTAATATACttatatttgttataaaattaaatggaaataataaatctgataaatttttattttgtacctATTGATTTCTGCTTAATATCAAGTGTAagaacattttaattaattgtgttCAACGTACTTCCCCTTCAAATCTCAATCCAGTGAATTTGTATACCAACATCAACATTTTCGTCTTTGTtcgtaaataatttcattgtacTAAAGGGTTATAGTAGTAGAAAGTCAAATAAGGAGATCAccatatttttactataatgtaatataacaAAAACTTTAGCCACAGCAACGCGTGGCCAGGTCAGCTAGTTACATTATAGTAAACAATCTAAGAGGAACAATAAGAGAACATCAGTCACGGAGTCCACTATGCTTTTTCACACAGATGGTATTTGCGTTAGGAGCTACAAGATGAAACTGATTACTAATTGTAACAGAATAGTtctaataactttaaaaaggGAAGGGGTATGTATTCTCTAGCTACCTACTATTTATAGTATTTTAACGAGAAGAGGGGATATTCTAAACCAATTATTATACAGCttattatgtttatataaTGACAGAGAGGGGGGACGCTATGATCCTagggaaaattttgaattttgtataAGCTTCTAGTTATATTCTTGTTGTTATCTGAAAATGTCTTTCCAAGGTTATAATTTAAAGCCATTATGTGGTAAAAATCTAAAAGATGTGCTAACAGAGCGTAGACGTAGGATAATTACGcggaagttgaaaataaatacagCAGTGTACAAGTTTACCATTGTGAAAATACATATTCAAAAAACCTCAAGGGAGAAAAATCAGTGCAAATTATGTAAATCAGACAAGTCAGGAGTGCACATTAAAAATTGGAAGTTTTTAGCTTTAGTAGATGATGAATCGAGACACTTTGAAAAATCTATTGAAATTCCACAATTATGTATACCATCGGGACTAGAAGAAAACTATTATCAGCAGGGATCCTGGAAAGTGAGACAAGACCCACCATCACTACGTAGTTCAACATGTGcttttattttgactcattgtGACAAATTACCAAAAACCATAGATTTGAATCATCTTAGTTTTCTGATGCAATTCAACCCCACAACAGAAATCATTGAGATGAAAAACTCTTCTACTCTAGACTTTGGGATAGTTGAACACACAATGACGGTGAAGGATGTATGGAAAGATAATTTCTGGGGGGTAGGAATTCATTATTTTCCATATTATCTCCCTACGCTATACCATGCTGAGGGAAAAATACCATATGATGACCAAAACTAAGATGAAGAGGGGATGCTTAcgaaatttttactgttttggGAAAACGACCTCATTCTCTATCTTCCTTTTTGAGTATTAAGTCCTTTTGAGTTTTGTGttctattataaaaaaaaacatggaAAATAGCTGGGAAGACGCTAGTGAcgagttttttttaaacgcgTATGATGCGTTTGTTTGCGAATCaatcaataatattgataatgatagttTTGACTGTGGAGTGAGCGATAGCCAAATTATGGTTGGCGCGCATGGCTGGACACACAGAGTCCTCGAGTGCCCCTTAGTTACATCAACCCAAATAATTCCGGGAGAGAAGTCCTTCACTTCAGCTCTCACGTTAGCCGAAGAATTCATCAGAGAAGATACAGTTCGCGCTCTACCCACAAATTTAGATGATTATTTAAAGGAGACAGCCGTAAACATTGTCTCaacaataaataacaattattcgGAGGAGCAGAAAATCAATATCAACCCATTTATCATGGAATATGAGCATCAAggtaattatcaaaattttgatgataattgcaatatttttgaatttgtaataaactgttttttttttttttatttttcaggacAAGGCGGACTTTCAGAGTTCATCCTGGAGAAATCATCAGAATTGATTTACAGTATTTTAGAGGCCTTCTTCATTAGAGGAATTGGtatgtataatattttatgctattttcttattagattttatgtatatattcacatatttattgtttcatttaataatttcagatTTGAGTGAAACCCAAGAAATTAGCGACTTGGATGCAGAGGCGACGGAGGAGAATTCAGCCATTACATCTATACCAATAGTTACATTGGGTGAAGAAGAGGAGACATCGGTCATTACACCAGTTCCAGTGCTAACTTTGGAAGATGAGTCAAAAGATATTTTTGATTTGTCATTAGAGGATGGTGAAACCAAAGAAAAAGGAACGACTCCCTTATCTCAAGAGATGAATAGAGTCATTAAGGAAATCGTCAAATTTCGGGGGAAAAAAAAAGAGGACCGCAAATAagtgcaaatgaaccttgtaCCAAAAAGTTTAAACAGTTTggaaaaaatatgtaataataataataataacaatattaataataataataatatacctgtgtatgtttttatgatattctGAATATATCATGAATATACATCCCCGGATATATCTCTGAATATATCCCTGTATTAATCCTGATCATATTCCCGGatatataaagaaatatataCCATCGGATATATGTCACATATATTCCTAGatatatcataaataaatcccgaaaaaacaTTACCGGATGTATCTCGAATATATTCCTAAATATATCCTGAGCATATCACTGAGAAATTCGCGGATATATCCTAGGATATATTCTAAGATATATACTGAAGTATATATTCTAGAATATATGTATGGATATATGAGTTGTGCATATACAGTAGcactcaaaagtattttgacaaatatatttaatggtttaattaaaaataaatatgaaacacaataatcatttatttatttttttaacacctTTTGAATGAACTACAGAATAGTGTCAAAGAGGTTCTTATTCGTAAtaaaagaaagtttaatttttaaaatattagtaaaatggtggctcaaaagtattttgacatttttgaaaaaaaaataatttaacgcataattataatttacagcaataaatatattagtatttagtaGCATATCCCTTGGCCTTTATGACAGCCTTGCATCGCTCCGGCATTGAgtcgattaatttttgtaatcgaCTTATTGGAATTTGATCCCACTCATTTTTTAGAGTTTCAAACAAAGCgtttttgtttgaataattttgggTTTTTACACTACGTTTCAATTCTTCCCAGAGATTTTCTATCGGATTCAAGTCGGGACTTTGACTTGGCCACTCAAGAACTTTAACTTTTTCACGATTTAATAAGTCACTAATATGCTTTAATCTGTGTTTGGGATCATTGTCTTGTTGAAAATACCACTTAGCTGGCATGTGATGTTTAGCATATGGTAACATCTGAGACTTTAATATATTTGCATACATGAACCGATCCATTTTTCCTTCTATTCGAACTAATGGTCCAACTCCAGACCGTGAAAAACATCCCCAAACCATCGCACTACCACCTCTATGTTTAACTGTGGGTATTTGATACCGATAAtcgtattttttgtttactggACGCCGAATGTACTTGATACCATCAgatgacattaaattaaatttactttcgtCACTCCATAAAACTTTAGACCACTCTAAACTTGACCACGATATATGCCGTTTCGCGAACTCAAGACGAGACttcctgtttttttttcgatattaaaggTTTTTTAGCCGGTCTTCGGCCATATAACCCTAGGACCTTTAAGCGTCGTTTAACAGTAGAAATATGAATATCTacgttatatttttcttttaattcattttttatcattacagCGGACATCCGTATATCATTTgctgataacttttttataatatgatcGATGTAAGAAGAAGTTTTTCTTGGACGGCCTGTTCGAGGCTTACTTTCGACAGTTTTTCTTTTGTTATAGACTTTATTTCATAAGCTAACTAACTGTCGAGACACTTTAAACAAACGAGCAACTTCTGTTTGTTTCAATCCTTGTTTTAATGCATTAATAACGGCTTTTTTATAATCACTAGCATACTCCTTGCACATAGGCATATTGAAGTAACCACAACtagtaaatatatgtaataataaaaactaaggAACAAGTAATCTGCGAGATTTTTTCAAGTCAAATgcgtgtcaaaatacttttgagctcacgGTAAGTCAAGTACATTCGGTGGCGCGGTGTGTAAATAAACAAGTTGTAATTTGATACGCTTAAATAGTCGCAATTACACTACTCTACATTATACTCAATACATTTTCCGATaggcttttattttaaaaaaatattaaaaaattttatgttgtcaaaatacttttgagcgctactgtatCTTCGGATATATCTTTGGGCAAATTTGAGTATATCCGGCATATATTCTAGCATATATAATCACATATATACTTGCATATATTTCCAGAATATATGCTAGGATATATATTTGTCACGAACGGAGTGAGTGATGGGCGCAAGGAATATGAAATAGAAATCTCAAATATCCGAACGTTATCACTTTGTCCGTTCGggagctaaattaaaaattgcgttGGAGTGTGGAGCGGTACACAAGCTCGGACGTTATCTCTAAGTGTTAACTTAGAGAGAGTAAGGATGATGGATCCTGCTGACTTCGGTCACGAGTAACCTATTCTATTGTTTAGTTGTAATTCTATTTTGTAAAGGagatcttattttattttaaaagtaaaaatgaaataattaacttgtttatttgtttgaatttattgagaaaaacagGTGAAGGTGTTACAAATTTGGGTTTACAAAACGGTTAATAAAGATAGAGATAAAAGAGAACACAAATGTCAGAAAAATAATGTCTTAAAAGTAGATAATGTTTGAGGCTTACCCTGGAAGTCTGCTCTTTAGTAGAGAGGCTCAAATTTAATGGACCCTTTCACCTTCTATGGGTAGTTTTCACTATCGAAATACCGTATCTCGTGTGTCACGGAGAAATTAAGTATTTActaataatgaattattttaatcttcgCGACTTTACgcggaaaaaaaaacttaacacTAATCGACACTCAACGGCGGAAAATAATTACTTCGCGATTCTCGCGGAAAAATCAACGCTCAACGGCGGAATAATCAAAAATCAACGCTCAACGGCggaaaacaataaaaagaaataaaaacggAATATAACTATGGCAAATATCGGTGAATTTACCTCGTTAGTGCTACTAAATGTAATCTAACCACGTGCAAGAGTAGTTAAACAAGGGGGGAATGGCTCCCCGATAAAGTAGATTCCTGTAGTACCGACATTTTGGGTTTCTACCTTATCGACGGCTTTAGCGATATCGACGGTTGTTTTTTAGGTCTGTTTTACCTGTTACCGACTGGGGTTATCATCGATTTGGTGATTGAATTTGACCGACTGGGTTTATCATCGATTTGGTGATCGATGGGGATCTGTTTTACCTACTGTGGGGTGATTATCGAttttttgattgattttttttaccattattTTTTGAGGTCAAAATGCTACCACCCCAACAGCACAGCTGATAGCGTGTATCAGCTGTGGTGTTGATGTGATATGCACTTATTTGATGTGAtgatgaattttatatatattcaaatGACTTGTAGTATAAGTATATGCGAGAAAGTTCGATACTTACGCCGCTCTGGTGGTGAAATTTCGATGTTGGTATTGAAGTTTTCGTAGTCGCTTGCTTATCGAGTTGGGGTAAATTTTTATCGACAGTTTGAAAAGTAGTGATCTATGTTATCGACTGGGGGCTGTTAACAGTTGTCATCGTGAATTTTAACGTTTTTTAACCTCTCCTCTCTCTCTCGATTACGTCATGTTTTTTTACGTCATCCGACAAGTTTAAACCTGTTTTTTGGCGTTGTCATCGTTGGGAGGGGATCGTTGGTGGGGAGTTATACTTACTTGCCTCCAAATTTCAGTCCTCTGCTTGTAGTTACTTCAATCGGTCgttcagtttaaaaaaaacttgtgtcttttgttaaaaatattaaaaattgtgtaCTCTACAGAAAATCaagtaagtaatttatttattctattttataactaatttctactattattattaactattttctattaatttcttagcttaataattcaaaaatggaTTTGAGtgctatcaataaaatcaacaacTTACCGAACTTTTTACCAACTAAAAAGTTTGAAGAACTGCAACTGAACAAGATTTATCGAATCACGGAAATTAAGAAAGTCAACACAAAATATGGACCAAAAATTTTGGGAATTGTGGAAGACGAGTTTTCAATCTACTTTCCAAATCGAACCAACCGCAAGCTTATCGATGATGAAGATCAGTTAACGTCGCTGATCAAGTTAGCCTCAGCAGGAGAACTTCACTTGAATTATTTCGGAACAGCTTATCACAAGTTCGAATTTCTTATTAAACCTTCATAATCAaggataaaatataaatttaattcatattaaaaaaaatctacttatatgtatttttaaaaaaatcatacttaaaaaaatatacatgaaaaaatttacagaacaaatatttttttttattcaaaatatccatatcttattattacaaaaatataacattaatttttttctaattacttAAAACTTACTTTACAATAATCTTGGTCTTTTATTAGTAGTTGTTTTCAATATTGGCAACTTTTGTGAACTTGGTATTTCATAACCCCAAGGTAAAGTGTCTG
Coding sequences within it:
- the LOC123258953 gene encoding uncharacterized protein LOC123258953 translates to MENSWEDASDEFFLNAYDAFVCESINNIDNDSFDCGVSDSQIMVGAHGWTHRVLECPLVTSTQIIPGEKSFTSALTLAEEFIREDTVRALPTNLDDYLKETAVNIVSTINNNYSEEQKININPFIMEYEHQGNYQNFDDNCNIFEFVINCFFFFYFSGQGGLSEFILEKSSELIYSILEAFFIRGIDLSETQEISDLDAEATEENSAITSIPIVTLGEEEETSVITPVPVLTLEDESKDIFDLSLEDGETKEKGTTPLSQEMNRVIKEIVKFRGKKKEDRK
- the LOC123258952 gene encoding ATP-dependent DNA helicase pif1-like is translated as MRVQLQNDPSAQIFSEQLLDIGNGKIELQPNTQCIKLPDNFCTVVQDKNELIQSIFPDIQNNYLNHEWLSQRAILAAKIVDVEEINFQIQQLLPGDLMSFKSIDTVVDENESVNFPIEFLNSLDIPGMPPHNLRLKIGSPIILLRNLNPPQLCNGTRLVINKITGNILEATILAGKFKGKVVLLPRIPMIPSDSTIPFKRLQFPIRLAFAMSINKSQGQTMSICGLDLENPCFSHGQLYVACSRVGKPSNLFVLAKDRLTKNIVH